A part of Bdellovibrionales bacterium genomic DNA contains:
- a CDS encoding AAA family ATPase has translation MISTQELSVSLSVTPQRISALSKALNILDEESSLKGRTRMYTRAAVRKLFSHRGISYSNKKTIAISNNKGGVGKTSIATSMARRMVDLGFEVLVVDLDPQANSTMFFLNDESLQKKIRYVLHDVITGKCNIEDAVIDVDDGLKVLPSSLLNSRLETELSGFQKNPATYIGNLIKDQNSNFVIFDMSPSFSQINFLGSLAADLIIIPTLLTRFSIEGVQMTLESLREWLMEYEFYQPEVRILINQLDNRLSSQLGWVVSLKESSEH, from the coding sequence ATGATTTCCACGCAAGAACTATCCGTTTCGTTAAGTGTGACTCCTCAACGAATTAGCGCTTTAAGCAAGGCCCTCAATATTCTTGATGAAGAATCAAGTCTCAAAGGGAGAACAAGAATGTACACGCGAGCGGCTGTTCGAAAGCTTTTCAGTCACCGCGGTATTAGTTATTCAAACAAGAAAACGATCGCGATCAGCAACAATAAGGGTGGAGTAGGCAAGACCTCCATCGCAACTTCTATGGCCCGCAGGATGGTAGACCTTGGTTTTGAAGTACTTGTGGTTGATTTGGACCCACAGGCAAACAGTACCATGTTTTTTCTTAACGATGAAAGTCTCCAAAAGAAGATCAGATACGTGCTCCACGATGTGATCACTGGAAAGTGCAATATCGAAGATGCTGTCATTGATGTCGATGATGGCCTCAAGGTGCTGCCATCTAGTCTGCTCAACTCACGTCTTGAAACTGAGTTGAGTGGGTTTCAGAAGAATCCTGCAACCTACATTGGAAACCTCATTAAAGATCAGAATTCCAATTTTGTTATTTTTGACATGTCGCCCAGTTTTTCACAGATCAATTTTCTTGGAAGTTTGGCAGCGGATCTCATTATTATCCCCACTCTCTTGACCAGGTTTAGCATCGAGGGAGTCCAGATGACTCTGGAATCTTTGCGAGAGTGGCTGATGGAATATGAATTTTACCAGCCGGAGGTGAGAATTCTCATCAACCAACTGGATAACCGCCTGTCGTCCCAGCTCGGCTGGGTCGTGTCCTTAAAGGAATCCTCGGAACATTAG